The Verrucomicrobiales bacterium genome window below encodes:
- a CDS encoding LTA synthase family protein, producing MPASEYLKCFLSGFLRDLLVSVGLTLPLLAWFTLCPQRLFVTRFHHWVWVTAYGVAWAVFGFLLVAEFFFFDEFKSRFNTVAIDYLLYPHEVFVNIWESYPLVAVLTGCLLVAVTAGLTGWWLTRQWWSVPSPRRGDGWRLSIGVGLFAILAMTVGLTPNRLSHERLLNELANNSMISVTTAAWSRNLDYAAFYPAMSRDDAFSRTRQMLAEPGATFTSRRDSIARRIAGDASQPRYNVLIFLEESLGSEFFGSLGRKEATLTPELDKLSAEGLFFVNMYATGNRTVRGFEGVLSSFPPLPGDSIVKRDRSENVETIARVLQRDGYRTAFLYGGSGRFDSMRSFSIHNGYERFIEQKDFADPAFTTAWGVSNEDLYQRVLQECRTMNQSGQPFLATVLSVSNHKPYTYPPGHISEDPGLRRRNHAVKYTDWALGQFFAAAKKERFWTNTVFVVVADHGARVYGSQSIPMHSYEIPFLVLGPAVVKQPKRLSQLGSQLDVTPTLLGLLGRPYESMFYGRNLLNDPIPTGRVVLNHNRDIGIATANRMVVFSLNKKIEYYHGSAKEGALKRVAHPDEIDRELALDGTALFQTADELYMRRRFSLEPPALTGVAPPQLR from the coding sequence ATGCCAGCCTCGGAATATCTCAAATGCTTTCTAAGCGGATTCCTTCGCGACCTGCTGGTGTCAGTTGGACTGACCCTCCCGCTGCTGGCCTGGTTCACGCTCTGCCCCCAACGACTGTTTGTTACCCGGTTCCACCACTGGGTGTGGGTGACGGCCTACGGCGTGGCGTGGGCCGTCTTCGGCTTTCTCCTGGTGGCAGAGTTCTTTTTCTTCGATGAATTCAAGTCCCGCTTCAACACGGTGGCGATCGACTATTTGCTTTATCCTCACGAGGTCTTTGTAAATATCTGGGAAAGCTATCCCCTGGTCGCCGTGCTCACCGGATGCTTGCTGGTAGCGGTGACGGCCGGGCTCACCGGATGGTGGCTGACCCGACAGTGGTGGAGTGTGCCATCCCCGCGCCGCGGAGATGGGTGGAGACTTTCTATCGGAGTGGGACTTTTTGCCATCCTCGCCATGACGGTGGGATTAACTCCGAACCGGCTCAGCCACGAGCGACTCCTGAACGAGCTGGCCAACAATTCCATGATCTCGGTCACGACGGCCGCCTGGTCGCGAAACTTGGATTATGCCGCATTTTACCCGGCGATGTCTCGCGACGACGCTTTCTCGCGGACACGACAAATGTTAGCCGAACCGGGTGCCACCTTCACCTCCCGAAGGGACTCGATTGCACGACGCATCGCCGGCGATGCCTCCCAGCCTCGCTACAACGTTCTCATCTTTTTGGAAGAAAGCCTAGGTTCGGAGTTCTTTGGATCCCTGGGCCGTAAGGAGGCCACCCTAACGCCGGAACTAGACAAGCTCTCGGCGGAAGGCTTGTTCTTCGTCAATATGTACGCCACTGGGAACCGCACGGTCCGCGGCTTCGAAGGGGTGCTCTCCTCGTTCCCGCCCCTGCCAGGGGATTCGATCGTGAAAAGGGATCGGTCAGAGAATGTCGAGACGATCGCCCGAGTGCTGCAGCGGGACGGTTACCGCACCGCCTTTCTCTACGGCGGCAGTGGTCGCTTCGATAGCATGCGCTCCTTTTCCATCCACAACGGCTACGAGCGCTTCATCGAACAAAAAGATTTTGCCGATCCAGCCTTTACCACCGCTTGGGGTGTCAGCAACGAGGATCTCTACCAGCGCGTCCTGCAAGAGTGCCGGACAATGAACCAATCCGGACAACCGTTTCTGGCAACCGTATTGTCCGTGAGCAACCACAAGCCCTACACCTATCCGCCTGGTCACATTTCCGAGGATCCTGGTCTGCGCCGGCGAAACCACGCAGTCAAATACACGGACTGGGCCTTGGGACAGTTTTTCGCCGCCGCCAAGAAGGAACGCTTCTGGACCAACACCGTCTTTGTGGTAGTGGCCGATCACGGAGCCCGAGTCTATGGCAGTCAAAGCATCCCCATGCACTCCTACGAAATCCCTTTCCTGGTGCTCGGACCAGCCGTCGTGAAGCAGCCTAAGCGGCTTTCGCAGCTCGGATCTCAATTGGACGTGACGCCAACCTTGCTGGGATTGCTGGGGCGCCCGTACGAGTCCATGTTCTACGGCCGTAACCTACTGAATGACCCGATCCCTACCGGCCGCGTGGTGTTGAATCACAACCGGGATATCGGCATCGCGACGGCGAACAGAATGGTAGTCTTCAGCCTTAACAAAAAGATCGAGTACTACCACGGCAGCGCCAAAGAAGGCGCTCTGAAGCGGGTGGCACATCCCGACGAAATCGATCGCGAACTGGCTCTCGATGGGACTGCCCTGTTTCAAACCGCCGACGAGCTCTACATGCGCAGGCGATTCAGTCTCGAGCCGCCTGCGCTGACCGGAGTCGCGCCTCCGCAACTGCGCTGA
- a CDS encoding polyprenyl synthetase family protein, producing the protein MSAKPRTQSAAQTTSFSLDSFVSKACREVDGALDRFLPKAKTKPGTIHQAMRYSLFAGGKRMRPALCLAAAEACGGDWSDALPMACAVECIHTYSLIHDDLPAMDDDDFRRGKPTNHKVFGEGIAVLAGDALLTQAFEILALSGKNTRYSASDLVLELARASGSLQLIAGQVADLEGEGKKLPLSELRYIHERKTSALLACSVRLGGMSARCSSAQLKALTDFGYNVGLAFQIIDDILDVTQTTEKLGKTAGKDTVAQKATYPSLLGLEKSKKEAKKLTERAFAALKTFKGKAIALESLAAYLLQRDR; encoded by the coding sequence ATGTCTGCCAAACCACGAACCCAGTCCGCCGCTCAAACGACCTCTTTCTCCCTGGATTCCTTCGTTTCCAAAGCTTGCCGCGAGGTGGACGGTGCGCTGGACCGTTTTCTGCCGAAGGCCAAGACCAAGCCGGGCACGATCCACCAAGCCATGCGCTATTCATTGTTCGCTGGCGGGAAACGCATGCGTCCCGCCCTCTGCCTGGCCGCCGCCGAGGCCTGCGGTGGAGATTGGTCCGATGCCCTACCCATGGCCTGTGCTGTGGAATGCATCCATACCTACTCCCTCATCCACGACGATCTGCCGGCCATGGATGACGATGACTTTCGTCGCGGCAAGCCGACCAATCACAAGGTATTCGGAGAAGGCATTGCGGTCCTGGCTGGCGACGCGCTCCTCACTCAGGCTTTCGAGATCCTCGCCCTCAGTGGAAAAAACACGCGCTACTCCGCGTCCGACTTGGTGCTGGAACTGGCACGTGCCTCAGGTTCGCTCCAACTGATTGCCGGGCAAGTCGCCGACCTCGAAGGGGAAGGCAAGAAATTACCCTTGTCGGAACTGCGCTACATCCACGAACGTAAAACCTCAGCCCTGCTGGCCTGCTCCGTACGACTCGGAGGGATGAGCGCTCGTTGCAGTTCAGCTCAGCTAAAAGCGTTGACCGACTTCGGCTACAACGTGGGCTTGGCCTTCCAAATCATCGACGACATTCTCGACGTCACGCAAACGACCGAGAAACTGGGGAAGACAGCCGGGAAGGACACGGTCGCCCAGAAGGCTACCTATCCATCTCTCCTTGGACTGGAGAAATCCAAGAAGGAAGCGAAGAAGCTCACCGAGCGGGCCTTTGCCGCTTTGAAGACGTTCAAGGGGAAGGCCATCGCATTGGAATCCTTGGCCGCCTATCTCCTCCAGAGAGATCGCTAG
- a CDS encoding PSD1 domain-containing protein, with protein sequence MKRLDSKPQGRGWVGKISLACLTLLAAVDPAVSAVPVDVSKLPSAATRKVDFATDIEPIFKSSCVSCHGAEKQKGGYRLDSKAAAFRGGETYTAPILAGDSSASPLVHLVAGLVADSKMPAKGDPLSAEQIGLIRAWIDQGAAWPESTQSEVDPIASHWAFQPVKRPSVPSVVARPSVANPIDAFILASLAEKNLDLSPEADPVTLIRRLYLVMLGMPPTPDEVAAYLADASPGAFERLVDKVLEDPRYGERWGRHWLDVIRFAETNGFETNRERPNAWKFRDYVIAAFNRDLPYDRFIREQIAGDSLGVDVATGFLVGGPVDIVGSPDIVLTSQQRADEIDDMVGTTGTAFLGLTVGCARCHSHKFDPISQREYYSLSAVYSGVRHGERAMPLAPERQQEVAKNEALIQELEKKLEPFIAKASIVPASTNAASKGRRPAVNAVLNEEVLTPIEAKFIRFTILASSGGEPAIDELEVWAGGRNVALATNGTKPSASGTLPGYEIHKLEHVNDGRPGNSRSWISSEAGRGWVQLELPKIERIEKVVWGRDRDGGFGDRVATSYRIETARQPGEWQLVASSDDREPFKGRIEKPAGPMYVFDHVSPAQAAKGRQWLTELEAARQQRGVLAKSPMVYAGTFSQPGPTYRLHRGDPMLKREVVTPGTLAVFKPLTLATNTPEPERRLKLAEWISSPENPLTPRVIMNRLWQHQFGVGLVSTPNDFGKNGVRPTHPELLDWLASELVAKGWSLKSLQRQILTSATWRQSSAPRAEGLKVDASSRLLWRFPPRRLEAEAIRDSILAVSGNLDRSAGGPSFFLHDVDRENVYHYHPKETFTAAETRRMVYAFKVRMEQDGIFGSFDCPDGSLVMPKRSVSTTPLQALNLFNSRFILQQADQLTSRLKTEAGDDSANQVRRAWQLAFNRSPGPEEVHEAVALMKEEGLPSLCRAVLNANEFLFIP encoded by the coding sequence ATGAAACGTCTTGATTCGAAACCCCAAGGCAGGGGTTGGGTTGGGAAAATATCGCTCGCCTGCCTGACGCTGCTGGCGGCGGTTGATCCTGCGGTCTCCGCTGTCCCGGTTGATGTTTCTAAACTCCCGTCGGCCGCCACTCGCAAGGTGGACTTCGCGACGGATATCGAACCCATTTTCAAGTCGAGTTGCGTGTCCTGTCACGGGGCCGAGAAGCAGAAGGGCGGCTATCGCTTGGACTCTAAAGCGGCAGCCTTTCGCGGCGGTGAGACCTATACGGCTCCGATCTTGGCCGGCGATAGTTCAGCCAGCCCCTTAGTCCATCTGGTCGCGGGGTTGGTCGCCGATTCGAAAATGCCGGCCAAGGGAGATCCGCTGAGCGCGGAGCAGATTGGATTGATCCGGGCGTGGATCGACCAAGGTGCGGCCTGGCCTGAATCGACACAATCCGAAGTGGACCCTATCGCTTCCCATTGGGCCTTTCAGCCCGTAAAACGTCCGTCCGTTCCATCGGTGGTCGCTCGGCCGTCCGTGGCCAATCCCATCGATGCTTTCATCTTGGCGAGCCTCGCCGAAAAGAATCTCGATCTGTCTCCCGAGGCCGATCCCGTGACGCTCATCCGTCGGCTCTACCTGGTGATGCTCGGTATGCCGCCCACCCCGGACGAGGTTGCCGCCTACCTGGCTGACGCCTCGCCGGGTGCCTTTGAACGGCTGGTGGATAAAGTTCTGGAGGACCCGCGCTACGGCGAGAGATGGGGAAGACACTGGCTGGACGTGATCCGGTTTGCTGAGACCAATGGATTTGAGACCAATCGCGAACGTCCCAATGCGTGGAAATTCCGCGATTACGTTATCGCCGCCTTCAACCGCGACCTGCCGTATGACCGTTTCATTCGGGAACAAATCGCCGGGGATTCTCTTGGAGTTGATGTTGCCACTGGCTTTTTGGTAGGCGGGCCGGTCGATATCGTGGGTAGTCCGGACATCGTGCTGACCTCCCAGCAGCGGGCGGACGAGATTGACGATATGGTCGGTACCACCGGAACGGCCTTCCTCGGACTGACCGTCGGATGCGCTCGCTGTCATTCCCACAAATTTGATCCCATCTCTCAGCGGGAATACTATTCGCTGTCCGCGGTTTATTCAGGAGTGCGGCACGGAGAGCGGGCGATGCCGCTGGCGCCGGAGCGGCAGCAGGAAGTCGCCAAGAACGAGGCGCTGATTCAGGAGTTGGAGAAGAAACTTGAGCCGTTCATTGCCAAGGCGTCGATCGTTCCCGCTTCGACGAACGCGGCCAGCAAGGGCCGACGACCCGCCGTGAACGCGGTGCTCAACGAGGAGGTTCTGACGCCGATCGAAGCGAAGTTTATTCGCTTTACGATTCTGGCCAGCTCGGGTGGCGAGCCGGCGATCGACGAATTGGAGGTATGGGCCGGGGGGCGGAACGTGGCCCTGGCCACCAACGGAACCAAGCCCAGCGCGTCGGGAACTCTCCCCGGCTATGAGATTCACAAGCTGGAGCATGTGAACGATGGTCGGCCCGGTAACAGCCGCTCCTGGATCTCGAGCGAAGCAGGCCGCGGTTGGGTGCAATTGGAACTCCCCAAGATCGAGCGGATCGAGAAGGTGGTTTGGGGCCGCGACCGCGATGGTGGATTCGGGGATCGGGTGGCGACGTCCTACCGGATCGAGACCGCTCGACAGCCGGGCGAGTGGCAGTTGGTGGCCAGCTCCGATGACCGGGAACCTTTCAAGGGACGAATCGAAAAGCCGGCGGGACCTATGTATGTCTTCGACCACGTTTCCCCCGCGCAGGCCGCCAAGGGACGTCAGTGGCTGACCGAGTTGGAAGCGGCCCGCCAACAGCGCGGGGTTCTGGCCAAGTCCCCGATGGTTTACGCCGGCACCTTCTCGCAGCCTGGGCCGACGTATCGCCTCCATCGCGGCGATCCGATGCTCAAGCGCGAGGTGGTTACCCCGGGCACTCTGGCGGTGTTTAAGCCGCTGACTTTGGCCACCAATACTCCGGAACCGGAGCGTCGGCTCAAGCTGGCCGAGTGGATCTCGAGTCCGGAGAATCCTCTCACGCCCCGCGTGATCATGAATCGGCTGTGGCAGCATCAGTTCGGAGTAGGGCTTGTCAGCACGCCTAATGATTTTGGAAAAAACGGCGTCCGGCCGACTCACCCCGAGCTGTTGGATTGGCTGGCCAGCGAGTTGGTGGCCAAAGGTTGGAGTTTGAAGTCCCTTCAGCGGCAGATTCTGACCTCAGCCACCTGGCGTCAGTCCAGCGCGCCGCGCGCGGAGGGCTTGAAGGTGGATGCCAGCAGCCGTTTGCTCTGGCGCTTTCCTCCCCGACGCCTCGAAGCGGAGGCGATTCGCGACAGCATTCTGGCGGTGAGCGGGAACCTGGATCGATCGGCCGGCGGTCCCAGCTTCTTCCTGCATGATGTCGATCGGGAGAATGTCTACCATTATCACCCCAAGGAGACGTTCACCGCTGCGGAGACGCGTCGTATGGTCTATGCCTTCAAGGTCCGAATGGAACAGGATGGCATTTTCGGTTCTTTTGATTGTCCGGATGGCAGTTTGGTGATGCCCAAGCGCAGCGTCTCCACCACACCCCTGCAGGCTCTCAATCTGTTCAATAGCCGCTTCATTTTACAGCAGGCGGATCAACTCACTTCACGTCTCAAGACTGAGGCGGGCGACGATTCGGCCAACCAGGTGCGCCGGGCCTGGCAGCTCGCCTTCAACCGCTCGCCCGGACCGGAAGAGGTCCATGAGGCGGTTGCCTTGATGAAAGAAGAGGGGTTGCCTTCCCTTTGCCGGGCTGTTCTCAACGCCAACGAGTTTCTGTTTATCCCATGA